Genomic window (Cellulosilyticum lentocellum DSM 5427):
TAGTTTGGCATTGTACCACTTACAACTTCACCATTGTATAATACTACTGGTCCTGAAGTATATGAGTAGTCATTAGTTTGATCATAATTTGACCAATCACTCTTAGAAAGACGAATACCCATATCAATCTTTCCACCAGCATCTAATACTTCATTTGATGTAAATGTAATTTCCATATAGTATTGGTTTCCACTAACTGGAACAACATTTACTGAAACATCAGGAGTAAGGTTTACATACCAAGGTGCTTTATTAAGATTCATACCAGCATTATCTTTGTATGCTGTTTGTGCTCCATTCCCCTCTAAAGTATAGTAGTAACGAATAGCAAGTTTAGATAAATCTACAGCGCCCTCTGATGTTACTACAAATTGTCCGCCAATTGTATTTGTAGTTGCACCACCTTTATTATTATGTGCTACATTAACCTTTACACTTGGTTCAACTACTTGTTCAACTGGTAGTTTAACTTGTACTTTAACTGATTCAGATGTTGCACTCATATCATCTGTAGTTGTTGCTTTTGCTGTAAATACTACATTAACAATACCATCTGGTCTTGGACCATATCCATCTGGTGTAGTATAAGTTGCTGTGCATGTAGCACCATTAGCTTTGCCGATTTCTTTACCATCAGCGTAGATAATTACTTCTTTAATAGTACCATCTTTTACTGTTGCTTCAGCTGAAACAGCTACAGTTTGTTTGCCTGTTGTAGCATCAATTACTGTATTAGCAGTTGGAGCTGTAACAACAACAACTGGCTTATTAGCTATTTTAAATTGAACTTTAATCACAACATCTTCAGAAGTTGCTTTTGCACCTTCAGCTGATGTAGCTACTGCTGTAAGCGTAATTTCTTTTATACCTTCTGCATCCATACCATCTTTAGTTGGTACAAATGATACACTACCATTACCTGTTGTTTCACCAATCTTGGTTCCATCTGCAAAGAATTCAATCTTAGCAATTGTACTATCTTTAACAGATGCTTCTGCAGTTACAGTAATAGGAGTTTGAGTTGCTTTATAATCAATAACATCACCTGTTACTGGTTTTACAATGTTAACTACTGGTAACTCAATTCCTGGGAACTTAAGTGTTACTGTGATTGGTGCTGATTCTTTAGCAACATTCTTATCTGAATATGCAACTACTTTAAATGTTACTTGTTTTGTTCCTGCTGCTGTTAAATTATCTTTAGTTGGTACATAGTTTGCTTCATAATTAACATCTGTATCTTCTGCAAATTTAACACCATCAGCATAGAATTCTACTTTAGAAATAGAACCTTTATCAATAGAAGCATCAGCTTTTACTGCAATGCCTGTTGAATCTTTTGCTACTTCAATTACATCACCATTTTGTGGAGTTGTAACTGCTACGTTCATAACTACTTCATCACCTGGGAATAACATAGCCATTGTACCATTTGCAATAGCGATTTCTGCTTGTGCCCAGAATCTGTGATATGTAATTTCGAAGTCTTCACCGTTTTTGTAAGCTTGTTCAAGTCTTGCAAAGTCTGGATCATTCTTATATTTAGAACGTAATTCAATAAATGTTACACCTGGTACGATTTCATCTCCATTTGCCATCTTTCCAGTGTAATTACTTGGTACATAAACTTCTTGTTCAAAGAAACGTTTGTAGTCAGCACGAACTTCAGGTGCAGCTACCCCTTTATCATCTCTATAAAGTGTCCACATACGATCTAATACTTCTTTTGTTATATCTACATAACTTTGATAATCTTGTTCTGGAGAGTATTTCTTAGTTGCTGCTGCATAGAAAGTAAGTGTATTAGCCATAGAAGCCACTGTACCAAGGTCTGTACCATAGTTAATAACATCTACATGGAGGTTCTTGTTACCTGTGTAAGACCCTGTCCATGTATCTGGTTGTCCACTCCATTGAAGTGTAGAAGGAACAGCAAAAGTACCATCATCATATAATTGAATTTCTGACTTAGCCCATGCAGCCCATCTGTCAAGAAGGCCTTTAACTCTTGAATCTCCTGATTCATAATAGTACTCAGCCATACGTTGCATTGACCAACCTTGCATACCAAACCATTGATTACTACCTGGATCTTCGTATACTGGATGAGCATCATAAGCCATACCATAGAAAGTACTTGTACCTGCTGGATACTTCTCATAAGATCCACCATATGAGTTAGTTGCACCACCTGCAATAGCTCCTTCAGCAGATTGTAACCATTGATAGAATTCAATTTGTCTATCTAAGCTCTTAGCCCAGTCACGTTTAGCATTTGGTGATTTTGGAATCATATCACTATCTGTTGAAAGAACCCAAGCTGCCATTGGACTTTGGTAACCAAAGTGATTGTGGCTACTACCAATTCTCCAGCTCCAGTTAGCATCAAGTCCACCACCCCAAGCATAATACCATGACATTAAGTAGTGTGCTGCTTCATAACCTTGTCCTGGTGTTTTACCTTGTGCACCAATCTTCATGAAATACTTATCAAACATAGCGTATCTTAGGTAGTCACCCATTTTACTTGCTTTAGCTACATAAGTATCAATATTTTGGCCCTGCTCTTCTGCCCAGTCTTTCGCCCAGTACATAGCTTGTACTAAACGTGCATCAGCATCTGGTGCATTTGTGTATCTCCATTGTTTTGAATAGTTAGCATCACCTGTGAAGAAAGGTAAGAAACCACTTTTTCCACCCCATTTAAAATCTTCCCATGATGGTTGTGGAATAGTTTCCCATGTAGATTCTTGTTCTCCACGTTGGAATGTATTAATATAAGAAGGCGCTGATACACCATCTCCTCTTCTACCATAACCGTAGAAGTTATCACCATCTATAAGCCAGTGCATACCATAGATTTTAGAAGTTCCATAGGTACTTTTAAGTTCATTAGCAATAGGGTCAGTACCTACTGGTAAACCAAATTGTAATTGGCTAGGATAATAATCTGGCAAAGGATATTCTGATGCATATGTAGCAGGGCTATTTGGATTGTAATCTGTTTGACCTGGTTGATCTAAATCTGTTGGAATATAATATTTTTCAATAACATTCCAAGCTTCTTTAAGACCACTAAAGTCTCCTGTGAATTTACCATTCATAGCTTCTAACCAAACATAATAGCTAGCTGTTTCACTAGTTGATTCATGTCCATGGTCAGGTGCTTCAACCATTAATGTTTCAATAGAGTGATAAGGTACGCCCTGTGGACTAAAATAGCCATTACTATTATCTTTAATATCCTCATACAGGTCTAAAAATCTCTGTTCATACACATTCGTCGATTCTGGTACAACCACAGGTGTATTTGCCGCTGCAAAAACACTAAGTGGAGTTAAACATTGTGCTCCAACTAATAAAGCACTCATAAGCCCCATCGTTTTTCTCTTATTCATACTATTCCTCCTAATTTTTTTATTTACTTTTTAATACGGGTATTTACAACATTTTTCACCTATAGGCGACAACTCCCTTCTTTATTATCTATTACCATACTTATAATCAAACCAAATTCACTTTAGTCCTATATCTCTCTAGTATTAGATAATATAAAACATATTCTTACTTTTCATGTCTTCATTATAATTTCATAAATTTAATTATCAATTCATATTGAATATAGTGTAGGTAATCCATACATAAGTTGCATAAGTATTTATTCCCATGCTAACAAAAAAAAATAAATTACCACAAAGATTTGTTCTTTGTGGTAATTTATT
Coding sequences:
- a CDS encoding glycoside hydrolase family 48 protein, with translation MNKRKTMGLMSALLVGAQCLTPLSVFAAANTPVVVPESTNVYEQRFLDLYEDIKDNSNGYFSPQGVPYHSIETLMVEAPDHGHESTSETASYYVWLEAMNGKFTGDFSGLKEAWNVIEKYYIPTDLDQPGQTDYNPNSPATYASEYPLPDYYPSQLQFGLPVGTDPIANELKSTYGTSKIYGMHWLIDGDNFYGYGRRGDGVSAPSYINTFQRGEQESTWETIPQPSWEDFKWGGKSGFLPFFTGDANYSKQWRYTNAPDADARLVQAMYWAKDWAEEQGQNIDTYVAKASKMGDYLRYAMFDKYFMKIGAQGKTPGQGYEAAHYLMSWYYAWGGGLDANWSWRIGSSHNHFGYQSPMAAWVLSTDSDMIPKSPNAKRDWAKSLDRQIEFYQWLQSAEGAIAGGATNSYGGSYEKYPAGTSTFYGMAYDAHPVYEDPGSNQWFGMQGWSMQRMAEYYYESGDSRVKGLLDRWAAWAKSEIQLYDDGTFAVPSTLQWSGQPDTWTGSYTGNKNLHVDVINYGTDLGTVASMANTLTFYAAATKKYSPEQDYQSYVDITKEVLDRMWTLYRDDKGVAAPEVRADYKRFFEQEVYVPSNYTGKMANGDEIVPGVTFIELRSKYKNDPDFARLEQAYKNGEDFEITYHRFWAQAEIAIANGTMAMLFPGDEVVMNVAVTTPQNGDVIEVAKDSTGIAVKADASIDKGSISKVEFYADGVKFAEDTDVNYEANYVPTKDNLTAAGTKQVTFKVVAYSDKNVAKESAPITVTLKFPGIELPVVNIVKPVTGDVIDYKATQTPITVTAEASVKDSTIAKIEFFADGTKIGETTGNGSVSFVPTKDGMDAEGIKEITLTAVATSAEGAKATSEDVVIKVQFKIANKPVVVVTAPTANTVIDATTGKQTVAVSAEATVKDGTIKEVIIYADGKEIGKANGATCTATYTTPDGYGPRPDGIVNVVFTAKATTTDDMSATSESVKVQVKLPVEQVVEPSVKVNVAHNNKGGATTNTIGGQFVVTSEGAVDLSKLAIRYYYTLEGNGAQTAYKDNAGMNLNKAPWYVNLTPDVSVNVVPVSGNQYYMEITFTSNEVLDAGGKIDMGIRLSKSDWSNYDQTNDYSYTSGPVVLYNGEVVSGTMPN